The following proteins come from a genomic window of Vigna unguiculata cultivar IT97K-499-35 unplaced genomic scaffold, ASM411807v1 contig_39, whole genome shotgun sequence:
- the LOC114171900 gene encoding putative pentatricopeptide repeat-containing protein At1g64310 isoform X4, producing the protein MIRAFAQSQRFFSAISLFRTMLGADISPDGHTYACVIRACADNFDYGMLRRVHGGAVAAGLGLDPVCCNALVTAYSKLGLVHEARRVFNRITEPDIVLWNSLISGYGSSGLWDVGMQMFSAMKLVGKKPDGYTLAGLLVGIVDSGVLSIGQGLHCLSQKSGLDADSHVSSLLVSFYSRCKCMDYAYRVFCSILNPDLVTWSALIMWYSQAGVFEKVLYLFRKLNIEDRKADTVLVASVLASIARTANVGLGCEVHGYALRHGLELDVRVSSALIDMYSKCGCLQLGISVFRIMPERNVVSYNSIILAFGLHGYAYEAFKVFEKMLEKGLVPDEATFSSLLSACCHGGLVKDGREIFRRMEEEFNIRPRAEHYVYMVKLLGSSGELEEAYSLIRSLPEPVDKAILGALLSCCNSRGNSELAETVAQQLFANNPADNVYRIMLSNIYAGDGRWDDVKMLRDKITGRMRKMPGLSWIESS; encoded by the coding sequence ATGATTCGAGCTTTCGCGCAGTCCCAAAGATTTTTCAGCGCAATCTCTCTGTTTAGAACCATGCTTGGGGCTGACATAAGTCCTGATGGTCACACTTATGCTTGTGTTATACGTGCGTGTGCTGACAACTTTGATTACGGTATGCTAAGGCGTGTTCATGGAGGTGCTGTGGCTGCAGGATTAGGACTGGACCCTGTTTGTTGCAATGCACTTGTGACTGCTTATTCAAAACTTGGTCTTGTTCATGAAGCGCGTAGAGTGTTCAATAGGATCACTGAACCAGATATAGTTTTATGGAATTCGTTGATTTCTGGCTATGGGAGCTCTGGTCTATGGGATGTGGGGATGCAGATGTTTAGTGCGATGAAACTTGTCGGGAAGAAGCCTGATGGATATACCCTGGCTGGGTTGCTTGTGGGTATTGTAGATTCTGGGGTGCTGAGCATTGGCCAAGGATTACATTGTTTAAGTCAAAAGAGTGGGCTTGATGCTGACTCTCATGTTAGTAGTTTGCTGGTGAGTTTTTACTCGAGATGTAAGTGTATGGATTATGCATATAGAGTCTTTTGCAGTATTTTGAATCCTGATTTGGTCACATGGTCTGCTCTTATTATGTGGTATTCTCAGGCTGGGGTGTTTGAGAAAGTGCTGTACCTTTTTAGGAAATTAAACATTGAAGACAGGAAGGCAGATACTGTCTTGGTTGCCAGTGTATTGGCTTCTATTGCTCGGACGGCAAATGTAGGACTTGGGTGCGAGGTACATGGATATGCTCTTCGGCATGGATTGGAACTAGATGTCAGGGTCTCCTCTGCTCTAATAGATATGTATTCAAAGTGTGGTTGTTTGCAGTTGGGAATTAGTGTTTTCAGGATAATGCCAGAGCGGAATGTTGTTtcttataattctataattttggCTTTTGGCTTGCATGGATATGCTTACGAGGCTTTTAAGGTGTTTGAAAAGATGCTGGAGAAAGGATTGGTACCTGATGAAGCCACATTCTCTTCTCTCCTTTCTGCCTGTTGTCATGGTGGCCTCGTCAAAGATGGTCGCGAGATTTTCCGGAGAATGGAGGAAGAATTTAACATCAGACCTAGGGCTGAACACTATGTTTACATGGTGAAGCTCCTTGGAAGTTCTGGGGAGTTGGAAGAGGCTTACAGTCTGATCCGGTCTTTACCAGAACCTGTAGACAAGGCCATCCTGGGAGCCTTATTATCTTGCTGTAATTCTCGCGGAAATTCTGAGCTGGCAGAAACTGTAGCACAGCAGCTTTTTGCAAATAATCCTGCCGATAATGTATACAGAATTATGCTTTCTAATATATACGCGGGTGATGGGAGGTGGGATGATGTTAAGATGTTGAGGGATAAAATAACAGGACGTATGAGAAAAATGCCCGGACTAAGCTGGATTGAAAGCAGTTAG
- the LOC114171900 gene encoding putative pentatricopeptide repeat-containing protein At1g64310 isoform X1 — protein MQQFPWSPAATKCSSTPIEPVSLFAEGADSIFADQRLCFMHKHQHHLPEVNIVILMFIPFEWLHSELSNICRSLLRVKQLHAFLLKTYLSEDPFYATKILRQYAVNSDINSAHHVFDKTSDRSVYLWNSMIRAFAQSQRFFSAISLFRTMLGADISPDGHTYACVIRACADNFDYGMLRRVHGGAVAAGLGLDPVCCNALVTAYSKLGLVHEARRVFNRITEPDIVLWNSLISGYGSSGLWDVGMQMFSAMKLVGKKPDGYTLAGLLVGIVDSGVLSIGQGLHCLSQKSGLDADSHVSSLLVSFYSRCKCMDYAYRVFCSILNPDLVTWSALIMWYSQAGVFEKVLYLFRKLNIEDRKADTVLVASVLASIARTANVGLGCEVHGYALRHGLELDVRVSSALIDMYSKCGCLQLGISVFRIMPERNVVSYNSIILAFGLHGYAYEAFKVFEKMLEKGLVPDEATFSSLLSACCHGGLVKDGREIFRRMEEEFNIRPRAEHYVYMVKLLGSSGELEEAYSLIRSLPEPVDKAILGALLSCCNSRGNSELAETVAQQLFANNPADNVYRIMLSNIYAGDGRWDDVKMLRDKITGRMRKMPGLSWIESS, from the exons ATGCAACAATTTCCATGGTCACCTGCAGCTACAAAATGTTCAAGTACTCCAATAGAACCCGTCTCCCTCTTCGCCGAAGGCGCAGACTCCATTTTTGCCGACCAGCGCCTCTGTTTTATGCATAAACACCAACACCACCTTCCTG AAGTTAACAttgttatcttaatgttcaTTCCGTTTGAATGGCTTCATTCCGAACTCAGCAACATTTGTAGGTCTCTCTTGAGGGTGAAGCAGTTACACGCATTCCTTTTGAAGACCTATCTCTCAGAAGACCCTTTTTACGCAACAAAAATTCTCAGGCAGTATGCAGTCAACAGCGACATCAACTCGGCCCATCATGTGTTCGACAAAACTTCCGACCGAAGTGTCTACCTTTGGAATTCCATGATTCGAGCTTTCGCGCAGTCCCAAAGATTTTTCAGCGCAATCTCTCTGTTTAGAACCATGCTTGGGGCTGACATAAGTCCTGATGGTCACACTTATGCTTGTGTTATACGTGCGTGTGCTGACAACTTTGATTACGGTATGCTAAGGCGTGTTCATGGAGGTGCTGTGGCTGCAGGATTAGGACTGGACCCTGTTTGTTGCAATGCACTTGTGACTGCTTATTCAAAACTTGGTCTTGTTCATGAAGCGCGTAGAGTGTTCAATAGGATCACTGAACCAGATATAGTTTTATGGAATTCGTTGATTTCTGGCTATGGGAGCTCTGGTCTATGGGATGTGGGGATGCAGATGTTTAGTGCGATGAAACTTGTCGGGAAGAAGCCTGATGGATATACCCTGGCTGGGTTGCTTGTGGGTATTGTAGATTCTGGGGTGCTGAGCATTGGCCAAGGATTACATTGTTTAAGTCAAAAGAGTGGGCTTGATGCTGACTCTCATGTTAGTAGTTTGCTGGTGAGTTTTTACTCGAGATGTAAGTGTATGGATTATGCATATAGAGTCTTTTGCAGTATTTTGAATCCTGATTTGGTCACATGGTCTGCTCTTATTATGTGGTATTCTCAGGCTGGGGTGTTTGAGAAAGTGCTGTACCTTTTTAGGAAATTAAACATTGAAGACAGGAAGGCAGATACTGTCTTGGTTGCCAGTGTATTGGCTTCTATTGCTCGGACGGCAAATGTAGGACTTGGGTGCGAGGTACATGGATATGCTCTTCGGCATGGATTGGAACTAGATGTCAGGGTCTCCTCTGCTCTAATAGATATGTATTCAAAGTGTGGTTGTTTGCAGTTGGGAATTAGTGTTTTCAGGATAATGCCAGAGCGGAATGTTGTTtcttataattctataattttggCTTTTGGCTTGCATGGATATGCTTACGAGGCTTTTAAGGTGTTTGAAAAGATGCTGGAGAAAGGATTGGTACCTGATGAAGCCACATTCTCTTCTCTCCTTTCTGCCTGTTGTCATGGTGGCCTCGTCAAAGATGGTCGCGAGATTTTCCGGAGAATGGAGGAAGAATTTAACATCAGACCTAGGGCTGAACACTATGTTTACATGGTGAAGCTCCTTGGAAGTTCTGGGGAGTTGGAAGAGGCTTACAGTCTGATCCGGTCTTTACCAGAACCTGTAGACAAGGCCATCCTGGGAGCCTTATTATCTTGCTGTAATTCTCGCGGAAATTCTGAGCTGGCAGAAACTGTAGCACAGCAGCTTTTTGCAAATAATCCTGCCGATAATGTATACAGAATTATGCTTTCTAATATATACGCGGGTGATGGGAGGTGGGATGATGTTAAGATGTTGAGGGATAAAATAACAGGACGTATGAGAAAAATGCCCGGACTAAGCTGGATTGAAAGCAGTTAG
- the LOC114171900 gene encoding putative pentatricopeptide repeat-containing protein At1g64310 isoform X2, with protein sequence MQQFPWSPAATKCSSTPIEPVSLFAEGADSIFADQRLCFMHKHQHHLPVNIVILMFIPFEWLHSELSNICRSLLRVKQLHAFLLKTYLSEDPFYATKILRQYAVNSDINSAHHVFDKTSDRSVYLWNSMIRAFAQSQRFFSAISLFRTMLGADISPDGHTYACVIRACADNFDYGMLRRVHGGAVAAGLGLDPVCCNALVTAYSKLGLVHEARRVFNRITEPDIVLWNSLISGYGSSGLWDVGMQMFSAMKLVGKKPDGYTLAGLLVGIVDSGVLSIGQGLHCLSQKSGLDADSHVSSLLVSFYSRCKCMDYAYRVFCSILNPDLVTWSALIMWYSQAGVFEKVLYLFRKLNIEDRKADTVLVASVLASIARTANVGLGCEVHGYALRHGLELDVRVSSALIDMYSKCGCLQLGISVFRIMPERNVVSYNSIILAFGLHGYAYEAFKVFEKMLEKGLVPDEATFSSLLSACCHGGLVKDGREIFRRMEEEFNIRPRAEHYVYMVKLLGSSGELEEAYSLIRSLPEPVDKAILGALLSCCNSRGNSELAETVAQQLFANNPADNVYRIMLSNIYAGDGRWDDVKMLRDKITGRMRKMPGLSWIESS encoded by the exons ATGCAACAATTTCCATGGTCACCTGCAGCTACAAAATGTTCAAGTACTCCAATAGAACCCGTCTCCCTCTTCGCCGAAGGCGCAGACTCCATTTTTGCCGACCAGCGCCTCTGTTTTATGCATAAACACCAACACCACCTTCCTG TTAACAttgttatcttaatgttcaTTCCGTTTGAATGGCTTCATTCCGAACTCAGCAACATTTGTAGGTCTCTCTTGAGGGTGAAGCAGTTACACGCATTCCTTTTGAAGACCTATCTCTCAGAAGACCCTTTTTACGCAACAAAAATTCTCAGGCAGTATGCAGTCAACAGCGACATCAACTCGGCCCATCATGTGTTCGACAAAACTTCCGACCGAAGTGTCTACCTTTGGAATTCCATGATTCGAGCTTTCGCGCAGTCCCAAAGATTTTTCAGCGCAATCTCTCTGTTTAGAACCATGCTTGGGGCTGACATAAGTCCTGATGGTCACACTTATGCTTGTGTTATACGTGCGTGTGCTGACAACTTTGATTACGGTATGCTAAGGCGTGTTCATGGAGGTGCTGTGGCTGCAGGATTAGGACTGGACCCTGTTTGTTGCAATGCACTTGTGACTGCTTATTCAAAACTTGGTCTTGTTCATGAAGCGCGTAGAGTGTTCAATAGGATCACTGAACCAGATATAGTTTTATGGAATTCGTTGATTTCTGGCTATGGGAGCTCTGGTCTATGGGATGTGGGGATGCAGATGTTTAGTGCGATGAAACTTGTCGGGAAGAAGCCTGATGGATATACCCTGGCTGGGTTGCTTGTGGGTATTGTAGATTCTGGGGTGCTGAGCATTGGCCAAGGATTACATTGTTTAAGTCAAAAGAGTGGGCTTGATGCTGACTCTCATGTTAGTAGTTTGCTGGTGAGTTTTTACTCGAGATGTAAGTGTATGGATTATGCATATAGAGTCTTTTGCAGTATTTTGAATCCTGATTTGGTCACATGGTCTGCTCTTATTATGTGGTATTCTCAGGCTGGGGTGTTTGAGAAAGTGCTGTACCTTTTTAGGAAATTAAACATTGAAGACAGGAAGGCAGATACTGTCTTGGTTGCCAGTGTATTGGCTTCTATTGCTCGGACGGCAAATGTAGGACTTGGGTGCGAGGTACATGGATATGCTCTTCGGCATGGATTGGAACTAGATGTCAGGGTCTCCTCTGCTCTAATAGATATGTATTCAAAGTGTGGTTGTTTGCAGTTGGGAATTAGTGTTTTCAGGATAATGCCAGAGCGGAATGTTGTTtcttataattctataattttggCTTTTGGCTTGCATGGATATGCTTACGAGGCTTTTAAGGTGTTTGAAAAGATGCTGGAGAAAGGATTGGTACCTGATGAAGCCACATTCTCTTCTCTCCTTTCTGCCTGTTGTCATGGTGGCCTCGTCAAAGATGGTCGCGAGATTTTCCGGAGAATGGAGGAAGAATTTAACATCAGACCTAGGGCTGAACACTATGTTTACATGGTGAAGCTCCTTGGAAGTTCTGGGGAGTTGGAAGAGGCTTACAGTCTGATCCGGTCTTTACCAGAACCTGTAGACAAGGCCATCCTGGGAGCCTTATTATCTTGCTGTAATTCTCGCGGAAATTCTGAGCTGGCAGAAACTGTAGCACAGCAGCTTTTTGCAAATAATCCTGCCGATAATGTATACAGAATTATGCTTTCTAATATATACGCGGGTGATGGGAGGTGGGATGATGTTAAGATGTTGAGGGATAAAATAACAGGACGTATGAGAAAAATGCCCGGACTAAGCTGGATTGAAAGCAGTTAG
- the LOC114171900 gene encoding putative pentatricopeptide repeat-containing protein At1g64310 isoform X3, translating to MQQFPWSPAATKCSSTPIEPVSLFAEGADSIFADQRLCFMHKHQHHLPEVNIVILMFIPFEWLHSELSNICRSLLRVKQLHAFLLKTYLSEDPFYATKILRQYAVNSDINSAHHVFDKTSDRSVYLWNSMIRAFAQSQRFFSAISLFRTMLGADISPDGHTYACVIRACADNFDYGMLRRVHGGAVAAGLGLDPVCCNALVTAYSKLGLVHEARRVFNRITEPDIVLWNSLISGYGSSGLWDVGMQMFSAMKLVGKKPDGYTLAGLLVGIVDSGVLSIGQGLHCLSQKSGLDADSHVSSLLAGVFEKVLYLFRKLNIEDRKADTVLVASVLASIARTANVGLGCEVHGYALRHGLELDVRVSSALIDMYSKCGCLQLGISVFRIMPERNVVSYNSIILAFGLHGYAYEAFKVFEKMLEKGLVPDEATFSSLLSACCHGGLVKDGREIFRRMEEEFNIRPRAEHYVYMVKLLGSSGELEEAYSLIRSLPEPVDKAILGALLSCCNSRGNSELAETVAQQLFANNPADNVYRIMLSNIYAGDGRWDDVKMLRDKITGRMRKMPGLSWIESS from the exons ATGCAACAATTTCCATGGTCACCTGCAGCTACAAAATGTTCAAGTACTCCAATAGAACCCGTCTCCCTCTTCGCCGAAGGCGCAGACTCCATTTTTGCCGACCAGCGCCTCTGTTTTATGCATAAACACCAACACCACCTTCCTG AAGTTAACAttgttatcttaatgttcaTTCCGTTTGAATGGCTTCATTCCGAACTCAGCAACATTTGTAGGTCTCTCTTGAGGGTGAAGCAGTTACACGCATTCCTTTTGAAGACCTATCTCTCAGAAGACCCTTTTTACGCAACAAAAATTCTCAGGCAGTATGCAGTCAACAGCGACATCAACTCGGCCCATCATGTGTTCGACAAAACTTCCGACCGAAGTGTCTACCTTTGGAATTCCATGATTCGAGCTTTCGCGCAGTCCCAAAGATTTTTCAGCGCAATCTCTCTGTTTAGAACCATGCTTGGGGCTGACATAAGTCCTGATGGTCACACTTATGCTTGTGTTATACGTGCGTGTGCTGACAACTTTGATTACGGTATGCTAAGGCGTGTTCATGGAGGTGCTGTGGCTGCAGGATTAGGACTGGACCCTGTTTGTTGCAATGCACTTGTGACTGCTTATTCAAAACTTGGTCTTGTTCATGAAGCGCGTAGAGTGTTCAATAGGATCACTGAACCAGATATAGTTTTATGGAATTCGTTGATTTCTGGCTATGGGAGCTCTGGTCTATGGGATGTGGGGATGCAGATGTTTAGTGCGATGAAACTTGTCGGGAAGAAGCCTGATGGATATACCCTGGCTGGGTTGCTTGTGGGTATTGTAGATTCTGGGGTGCTGAGCATTGGCCAAGGATTACATTGTTTAAGTCAAAAGAGTGGGCTTGATGCTGACTCTCATGTTAGTAGTTTGCTG GCTGGGGTGTTTGAGAAAGTGCTGTACCTTTTTAGGAAATTAAACATTGAAGACAGGAAGGCAGATACTGTCTTGGTTGCCAGTGTATTGGCTTCTATTGCTCGGACGGCAAATGTAGGACTTGGGTGCGAGGTACATGGATATGCTCTTCGGCATGGATTGGAACTAGATGTCAGGGTCTCCTCTGCTCTAATAGATATGTATTCAAAGTGTGGTTGTTTGCAGTTGGGAATTAGTGTTTTCAGGATAATGCCAGAGCGGAATGTTGTTtcttataattctataattttggCTTTTGGCTTGCATGGATATGCTTACGAGGCTTTTAAGGTGTTTGAAAAGATGCTGGAGAAAGGATTGGTACCTGATGAAGCCACATTCTCTTCTCTCCTTTCTGCCTGTTGTCATGGTGGCCTCGTCAAAGATGGTCGCGAGATTTTCCGGAGAATGGAGGAAGAATTTAACATCAGACCTAGGGCTGAACACTATGTTTACATGGTGAAGCTCCTTGGAAGTTCTGGGGAGTTGGAAGAGGCTTACAGTCTGATCCGGTCTTTACCAGAACCTGTAGACAAGGCCATCCTGGGAGCCTTATTATCTTGCTGTAATTCTCGCGGAAATTCTGAGCTGGCAGAAACTGTAGCACAGCAGCTTTTTGCAAATAATCCTGCCGATAATGTATACAGAATTATGCTTTCTAATATATACGCGGGTGATGGGAGGTGGGATGATGTTAAGATGTTGAGGGATAAAATAACAGGACGTATGAGAAAAATGCCCGGACTAAGCTGGATTGAAAGCAGTTAG